The following nucleotide sequence is from Nothobranchius furzeri strain GRZ-AD chromosome 11, NfurGRZ-RIMD1, whole genome shotgun sequence.
ACAACTACAGATCTTTTTTACTGTTTGCTCTTTGTCTAAATAGACTTTTACATGACTTAGTGTAAACACTTGCTCTTTTTATTCTGATTCCTTGAAAGAAATGGGAATTTCCGCCCTCTGCTGGCAGAAAATAGAACAACTTTCAGCATTCCAACATTTGGAGATAGAAAGATGGGTGcttgctgccctccagtggctCAAACTGGTATTAACGTTTTTAGCCAAGAAGAAGAATATTTAGCTTCATCGTGGGTGTTTGTAGCCTGCTTTTAGGGTActgaacagtgttgggcaagctacttcaaaactgtaatgcattatgtattacttgttaccctcattttaaagcaactcattacattacaatattactgattgtaaaatgtaaggcatttacactacttttgcattactttaagttactttcaccgaaacaacttcaatatgaatctggtaatgtgacgctcagtgagctcatgacataaatgtggaaagtgatgtgttgtctgagctaggattgctgttaaaaacagtcagatatcagCCTAGTGAactaccaaattcttgctttgcagggTGTCTAGGctcgctccattgtagcctccgcGGCTcccaccaggactctggctagccaatcacgacTCTCTTTGGTggttgttgggccaatcacagcgctataTATTGTGGCCCAATCATAGCGCTTTATATTGTGGGCTAATCACAGTGCTCTAATCAGCGGTGTAGCTGAAGACGTCAGAACTGCGACCGCGAACCGATGCCGCGCGAACACAAACAACATGGCAGCAGCTCTGGAACAACGTTCGTTTGAAGCGGCTTTGTCGGCAACattggacgatttagacttgggcttttctttaaaaCACGAACAGATAGAGGCACTAAagtccttcatttttaaaaaggatgtatttgctgcGTTGCCGACGGGATACGGTAAAAGTTTAATTTACCAGCTAGCTCCGGTTGTTGCTAAACGAATGGGACTCAGTGAAAACCCACTTGTGGTTGTAGTCTCACCGTTGGTCGCCCTtatggaggaccaggtgaaagaggCGAGTAAATTAGGACTCACTGCCATGCAACTTGGCGTACACACTTTGAAGGACATTCGAAAAGCCAACTGTCAGCTGATATTTGGTAGTCCAGAAGCCTGGCTCATGCAGAGTAAATGGAGAGAATTGTTATCTACAAAGGCCTTCAGAGATAACCTCTTGGGGATCGTTGTGGATGAGGTACATCTGATTTACAAATGGTGAGTAGCAACACacaacctagcctggcaagccatccaaaATAATTTTGCTTCAGCAAATGACGGTCTATAATGTAGGCTACATCTAACCTACATTTCCAAGCAATTACATTATGTctgaatgatgaagtttacaaccaGATGTTAAGTTATATTCACTATAAACTCAGAtttttgaaattaaacaaaacctAATATTTAGAGTTGGATGTTGTTGGAATTTGACTTTACAATTTGCTGACTTTTTGCCCAGGGGAAAAGCTGATAAAGGACACAAGGCCTTCAGAGAGTGTTTTGCAAAGTTGGGTGAACTGAGGTCAATTGTGAGACGGGGTGAGTATGTCAACATTATACAATAAAATCCTATACTGCATCTATATTTTTGATTATGTGATGGTGGTATTTATGTCTCTGCATTTAtcccttaacacacacacacacacacacagcagccccTCCTTACTCTGCACCACCATAATGTGTtacacttaagccgggcgtacactgtgcgactttttcactcgcagcactcagcttcagctcaaactgtacgacttcctcgcagagcagatctcacgagtcatgtgctcacactgtacgacctcaGTTcttgcatgcgacctgactgctcacactgtacgtctggtagcaacacgtcggccctaaaaatgtgctaaaaatagcagtttttactcaactcgtcagacttttttgtcttgttttgcctgttgtacttcgggagtgctgcaggaggacacacagggatttatgggggttggatgaggaaaacgaaataaagaaagtgaatctgtgttttgtgatcattttaatttgacatgaacatgacaaacacgctttcttgacaatctttgtgagtaaaaaaaaacgtgtagaaacaaaaacgaacagcgtgtgttattagggaaatagcgagcggtgttgatgcaggattgcgcatgccccgtgagcggttctgatacttttttggatcgtagctgctcgcagcaccgcttcaacagtgcgataccctcacgagggacgagcgaaatattaaacacaccagaagtctgtgcgacctcacgactgctgatcggcggctggtcacgtggtgttaatcgcctctcgtaaccccctgtacactacacgaccgctcggagcaaaactcgccccgatctcgtggattctcgcacgactggaaaatcggctcaaaaaagtgaaaaagtcgcacagtgtacgcccggctttatgtGTTAGAACTGTCATCCCACTTATGTGTGTGAGAAAATTGGCACTGTGCTCAAAATAAACTCAGATCTTAGCTGACAATATTTACATTAATTTCTAACACACAATCCTTAACTTATTAGTAAATGCGTACATGTTCAAAAAAAGTGTAGCAATGTATAAACACATTATTCAGATGTTAATGCATTTTACTTTTTCTTACAGGTACACCCATTTTGGTATTGACGGCTACAGCAGACCTGGATTCCCGAGCCATTATCCAAAAACAGCTACATTTTGAGGATGCCACTCAAGTCACTGTTAGCCCCAACCGAAAAAATATTCGGTTTGGGCTTATCACAGTGTCTTCCCATACTTTTGACTGCCTGGACTGGATTGTGAGAGAGCTGAAAGAGCATGACACCAACATGTTTCAAGTAATCATTTACTGTCGAACACTGACAGCTGTCGGAAGGGTGTTCTGTTACCTGAAAGCAGAACTTGGTGAGGACTGTTGGGCCGATAAAGATCCACAACGCAGGGCAGAAAATTTAAGAATCGGGATGTTTCATAGTCACACCCTTCCTCAAAACAAACGCAGAATACTGGATTCATTTGGTGGAGATGGCCCCTGCAGAGTTGTTGTGGCAACAAGTGCTCTGGGAATGGGACTAAACTTTCCTAAAATATCTCATGTTGTTATGTATGGTGTACCAGAGGATGTGGAGGCCATTCTGCTGGAAGCTGGTAAGGCCGGGAGAGATGGTTCTCTGTCACATGCCGTTATTTACAGACTCAATTTAAACACAAATGTGGATGAGGGACTTAGAACGCttctaaaaaacagcagcaaaagtTGCTTTCGAAAGGCACTATTCTCACAATTTGAGAACGACACTGACAGTGTTGTGCCGGGACATTTGTGCTGCACATACTGCCACTCTGTATGTTCATGTACCTCAGCAGGTTGTGACATGGCTGTACCTAAATATGAGCAGGCACCACTGGAGGTTTCTGCACCAGGCCAAATCAGAGAGGTTACGGAGGATGAAAAAGATCTGATTCAGAGTCTGTTACACACTTACCAGCTCAGCTTGAATCCTGGAAGTCGTCTGTACACAAACAGCTCATATTGTACTGGTTTTAGCGATGAGCTAATCAACGCTGTTCTGGAGCACTGCGCAGAGATATTCGACTTGAACTTTATTATGAACAATCTCccagtgttcagcaaaaggcacgCCCAAGAAATACTCAGGATATTATTTGAAGTATTTGAAGATTTTAAATTCACAGAATTAGATTTTCCTCCAGAAGACTTTGTGGTCCCAGACCCAAATTACACGGGTTACTTTGATGAGGACACCGAGGGGACTGGCCTCTCATGATGTAGCAGTTTAGGATCTGGCCTTTCTGCTTTGAGTACCGACTCTGAAAACAATTAAGTTGTAATTAATGTTTGTTAAATAGTTATGCCCTTTAACCAGACCGTCAGTGGCAAAACATGTCATAATGTGTAATAACTGACATTTATGCAGGTTGTTTAATTTTTTCTTGTTAGTGTAAATACTATTCCTGATTTACTGTTATAACCCCCTACAACATTCTTTTACTGTTTTAAACAACTACATCGTGAATGTTTGTCACTGTGTGTCTTCTCAGATGGCTACATGTAAATAAATCCCAAAGTAATTTATTTTCTTTGTGTTTCATTCAACATTGGTAACAAACAAAATGCTGACAAAAACATTTGCTTAAGTAAGTCACGGGACAGGTAATGAaatagtaaaaaaatatatatatacatacacacactatacacacgcacatacactgaCAAAGCATTTACATTGTGTCTACAGACCTTATAGTGTGCCCTTCATATTTTCAGATTTCTCCGCTCCTTAAGTTTTCCGTTCGTCCACTGCCGGAGATCTTTATGTTTGATCCGCAGAAGATTTTGATCAAAGCCTGGGAAGGCCTGAAACTGTCTAGCATGAATAACTTTAAACAACTGCTCATCCTTGGAAACCTCTACCAGTGTTAAAACATCAGTTTCTTGCTGTGCAGCACGATGGGTGCCAGTTGGACTTTTGACACCCAACTCGCCATCTACTTTGTCCATCATTCCTCTAAATACGCCACTGCACCGACTGACCCGACGTGCTGCTTCTTCAGACAAATGTGAACCCAGACCCTTCAAGAAAGACTTGAGGAAGTTATTCAGGTGTTCCAGATGAAGATCAAGGGGTACGTTGCAACCCTTCCCACCCCGGGTGCTCCAAAACCTGTTCCAGGTTACGCTGTGTGCCATCTGGGGTGTCAGAGATGCGTTTACCTGCAGCATCAGTAGAAAGGTACTGTAGGCATAATGGCTGTGACCGTATGCTTTGTAATACAGTAGGGCTACCCTGTACAACCTCATTAGTCTCTCCCCATCACCCTCTTTAACAGCATCCAACATGTCCATGAGAAAGAACCCAAAGCTGAGCCGCGCCAAGGTGTGTTCTTGTTTGTGATCACGGTTGTAAGGTGGTGTGTGTTCATGCAGTTCTGTCAAAGACATCTGTATGTGATGCTTTTTAAGCTCATGATTGTCTCGGGATTTGAGATAGGTGTAACTTTGTTGACAACCGTGAACTCTACAGGGATGTTTCTTATGAGTAGAGCTCAGGGGGGATTCACTGACACCAGCAACAGCCTGTGGCACATCCCCAAGCATGATGCACTTGTCCACCACCTCGGATGTTCTTTCATGTAACCAGGCTCTCCTTGTCAGGTGCAGCAAATTGTATTCCCTCTGGTACAAACGAATCAGGTATTTACAGATCGGTGATTTCCATCACCATTTGGAGATTGGAAGATGGGGACTTGCTGCCCTCCAGCGGCCGAAGTTGGTATTAAACTTTTGAACTTATAACCAATAAGAAGAGAATATTTAGCCTCCTCATAGGAGTTTCTAGCCTGCTTTTGAGGGTGCTGAAGTAATTTAGAATTAATTCCAACTTCCTTAAAGTTTgagcttcatttatttgtttaaatatCAGTTTATTTTACTGTTAGTTGTTATTTTTAAGTAACCACTAGCAGAATAAAATCACAGATCTGTTTTACAGTTTGTTCTTTGTCTAAAATTACTTCTTAGTATAAAATACGTGCTCTAAATGTATTGTTTCATTTAAAAAGCGAGCAACTGGGTCCTCCACTTGCACAAAATAGAACAACACTCTGATTTCAGAAAAGGGAAGATGGGGAGTTGCTGCTCTCCAGTAGCTGGAACTGGTATTAAGCATTTTAGCTTTTGAATCCTAAAGAGTTCAAATGAAGAAAACAAAGTAGATGACCGAGAACCTTCAGCAGCTTATTTTTAGCTTTTGTTTAGCTATTTGGAACTTTTAGAAGAGATGATTATAGCCTGGGTTAAAGCACTCTGAATGTTAATCCCAGTCTCCATAAAGTCTGAGATACAtgtatttatttaatgatttgttgggaatttatttattttattttttttttactgttagtgttttaaaaaaaataaaataaacaacagtCATCTGATTGGATGGAGTTTTGAACTCAGTCTGGTTCTTCTTGGTATTTCCTTCTGCTGATTAACTGGATTACTGGtagtgtttttattatttatttatttattattattttttttattttttttattttttacttttagatGTTGTTGCAGTTTTATGCTGTTGGATTCTTGTTTagatgtatttgtttatttatgttgctattattgtgtttatttctttatttggtGTTTTAGAAATTGGCAGGGTTAAGTTTCCCACTCCATTCCAGTAGGTGGCGATAATGCGCGATGAAGTTACGAAAGTTAGTCTGTTAGCTCCAGTGGGCGGAGCtaacagaaaaagaagaaaagaagaatatCATCTAGAGGCGCTTAACAGGCTAACTTTcgtaacaaaaacatttcatgCTACGTGTTATAAATGCGTAAAGTCAACATTTTTCACCTTCAAATGATGGAAAACGTCTAGAAATTAAACAGAGACCAAGGTCAGTGTTTTTATATCCATCAGTTTACATTAGCTGTATGATGCTAACTGGGTTGCTAAAAGCTAACGGAGCTGAACGCTActgctaacagttttcaagtagtATTTGTACCTGTGTAATAAAGATAAGGAGGCAGTGTGCAGATCAGAcagatttgtatttttttaaagctACATTGATCAGGTGAGGTGGTTTGATTGATCATGAGAGAGGCGCAATTGTGGGGGTCATGCATTAAAAGCCTAATGATTTGATTAAATGAACTCAACGTCCACGCATTAAATGTCTCCGCCACGTACAGAAAAATAATTTACTATCAGAACAACAATCAAGTAACTAATTATTTCTTAACAGATGACGTCAGCTGTGGCCAACAGAGGTGTAGGAGCCATTGTAGGATCAGCTGTTGCAGATGCTGCAGGTAACAATTGTAGCTGCTTATGATGCAGTTTCACTCGGAGCATCAGTTAACTAAACTTTTTTAACAAGAATGAAATTGTGATATGATTCCTCTAGCGCAGCCCCTACACTGGCTGTATGATCTCCAGAAGCTGGGGGGGATTTTGGCTCAGGATCCAAACCCTGAATTTCGCTCTGAGTCAGCCAATCCCTTCTACAGGAGGAAGACAGGCCAGCAGAGCTGCTATGGAGACCAGGCGTATatcctcctggagtccctctcagAGTGCAGaggtgggacatggttttacgatTAAGACCCTGTTGAAGGCTTACAACTCAGCAGACTTTTGTTAGAGCTTAGATACGAGCTTTTAACACAAAGTTCTCTCTTGTCTGGAAAAATAACAGTTTATAGCTGAATTGGGGTTAAAACAACAAATTTTTGCTGTTTCTTAACAGGTCTAAATGTTGATGATCTGAAGCAGCGAACGCTGAAATTCTTTGGACCAGGATCAGAATATGACACGCCTGTCAACGATCCTTACCGAGACAGGGGCGGTATGAGAGCTCTCTAGTTGTTACAGATGAAAGTCTTTTAAGTGTAGGTTTTTGATCACACCTCACAGTGGTGTCTTTGTTCATTTATAAACCAGGGCCAAGACCACAGCTGCCCATTGAGGGACCGTGGAGGCAGGCCAGCTTGAAGAGTTTCCTAAAGAATGTTGATGCTGGAAAGGAGGAGACGGGTAAAGCTCCTTTACCGATTCGTTACTCAGataattaccgtattttcacgaccataaggcgcacctaaaagtcttaaattttctccaaaatgtacgccgcaccctatggtgcggtgcgcctattgtgttcttgtgagatgcgaacgtagtagaagacatggggcgtggcgtgaacgtgtggacgtgagcgaagacagacctgtggatctgccacatcgtcatcaacatcctcgctgtttgcctcagactccggctgtgagtctccgtccacttcctctgcttccagttcaaaaaacagccgtactatctgaactgcctggtggacatttatccttctcatcatcctttatataagcctaataaaagcctactaaactgcggagacaatatatctgcccggatcgctccaaaatatgaagtttaccgtcaatatctgtctaattgtttgctgttactccgttcgcgccactcctttccccgcaaagcggctcctttttgcgcacattctgaacttcaacacagcgcttgaagtggcgctgcgagcagctgcgacccaaaaagtaccagaaccgctctcggcgcatgcgcaatcatgcatcaacaccgctcgcccgctatttccctaataacacacgctgttcgtttttatttctacacgttttttactcacaatgattgtcaagaaagcgtttttgtcgtgttcatgtcaaattaaactgatcacaaaacacagatttactttctttatttcgttttcctcatccaacccccataaatccctgtgtgtcctcctgcagcactcccggtgtacgcccggctttacccccaaattccactacctccgctctgctccgcacccgccttccgcagccgctaacttccgaactcaattttctggtacccgctctacaacggctccgctccggtgcggagacctgaggtgcgcaaacaagcatgcgcgggattttcgagatcttgcaatacagtcagagcaataaacgtggaagttagatccaaacacccgttgtgtgggagaagcatcggcatgaactgtttaatctgcccttcatttgtgttgagagatcagcagtgtctggatcaacaaagtgtgactactttgatagtggaaactgtatttatggcttacttttgtgcatttaaacttcagccgccattgatagttgttaaaagttgttaaacctgtgcctatgaaacaaaaaacgttttgtttatcgatttattgtgaaataacggaagttgtgcttgctccctttcctgttgggcggttgtgatttctgtccgttgactgcagaggtgctccggcgtccggcaaaaataggatcgattctatttttgccggacgccggaacagagggcggcgcactgcgccgcacagccgcagtagtggaatagctctgattgactacaacgggaccgattttgctccggcgttcgtagcggagcggaggtagtggaatttgggggttagtaggagggagacccgcgattatcgctttgtcgcgcatgtctcattgaaaatgaatggaggagaggcgaagttgcctcccgtgtgtcgagcccattagaagagcttgagccgtcagcgcacgcattgaggaagtgcacgtgtgctctaaaccaggtctgaaccaggactagaccagtaaattgaaacatgcttttggc
It contains:
- the LOC139061847 gene encoding putative ATP-dependent DNA helicase Q1; protein product: MAAALEQRSFEAALSATLDDLDLGFSLKHEQIEALKSFIFKKDVFAALPTGYGKSLIYQLAPVVAKRMGLSENPLVVVVSPLVALMEDQVKEASKLGLTAMQLGVHTLKDIRKANCQLIFGSPEAWLMQSKWRELLSTKAFRDNLLGIVVDEVHLIYKWGKADKGHKAFRECFAKLGELRSIVRRGTPILVLTATADLDSRAIIQKQLHFEDATQVTVSPNRKNIRFGLITVSSHTFDCLDWIVRELKEHDTNMFQVIIYCRTLTAVGRVFCYLKAELGEDCWADKDPQRRAENLRIGMFHSHTLPQNKRRILDSFGGDGPCRVVVATSALGMGLNFPKISHVVMYGVPEDVEAILLEAGKAGRDGSLSHAVIYRLNLNTNVDEGLRTLLKNSSKSCFRKALFSQFENDTDSVVPGHLCCTYCHSVCSCTSAGCDMAVPKYEQAPLEVSAPGQIREVTEDEKDLIQSLLHTYQLSLNPGSRLYTNSSYCTGFSDELINAVLEHCAEIFDLNFIMNNLPVFSKRHAQEILRILFEVFEDFKFTELDFPPEDFVVPDPNYTGYFDEDTEGTGLS